The following proteins are encoded in a genomic region of Zea mays cultivar B73 chromosome 9, Zm-B73-REFERENCE-NAM-5.0, whole genome shotgun sequence:
- the LOC100279299 gene encoding K(+) efflux antiporter 4 isoform X1, which translates to MLPRRFSNHPGSSSPLPFLVVCGLLLAAAVAFSPVAAAEAAGRGGGGGGGGGAGHEGRAGKPEVEAEAEARGDGVAVAEAGGEVVAQGNATEAKEGSLADMIDRALEKEFPESESEQGGGETDPGSFNNTVAEKQGVLETVARRVTKKNETKDNKSFPFKEVFLDRSEQEDVPTLIDRKDNVFIISNPKSKYPVLQLDLRLISDLVVVIVSATCGGIAFACLGQPVITGYLLAGSIIGPGGFSFVNEMVQVETVAQFGVIFLLFALGLEFSTAKLRVVRAVAVLGGMLQIMLFMFLCGILATLCGGKTKEGVFVGVLLSMSSTAVVLKFLMERNSINALHGQVTVGTLILQDCAVGLLFALLPILSGTSGLLHGVASMTKSLVVLITFLTILSILSRTGVPWFLKLMISLSSQTNELYQLAAVAFCLLFAWCSDKLGLSLELGSFAAGVMISTTDLAQHTLEQIEPIRNLFAALFLASIGMLINVHFLWNHVDILLAAVILVITVKTFIVAIVVKGFGYSNKTSLLVGMSLAQIGEFAFVLLSRASSIHLIEGKLYLLLLGTTALSLVTTPLLFKMIPAVVHLGVLLRWFSVDTNQVELGLKNDVLRIDSGKRINLIVQGSHDS; encoded by the exons ATGCTGCCGCGTCGGTTTAGCAACCACCCGGGCTCCTCCTCACCCCTCCCGTTCCTCGTCGTCTGCGGCCTGCTCCTCGCTGCGGCCGTAGCATTTTCCCCGGTCGCTGCCGCCGAGGCCGctggccgcggcggcggcggcggcggcggcggcggcgctgggcacgagggccgcgcggggaagccggaggtcgaggcggaggcggaggcgcgcGGGGATGGGGTGGCCGTGGCGGAGGCCGGCGGCGAGGTGGTGGCTCAGGGCAATGCCACGGAGGCCAAGGAGGGCAGCCTCGCCGACATGATCGACCGCGCGCTGGAGAAGGAGTTCCCGGAGTCCGAGAGCGAGCAGGGCGGCGGAG AGACCGATCCTGGTAGCTTCAACAACACGGTAGCTGAGAAGCAG GGAGTTCTTGAAACTGTAGCTAGAAGAGTAACAAAGAAGAATGAAACCAAAGATAACAA GTCATTTCCTTTTAAGGAGGTCTTCTTGGATCGATCTGAGCAAGAAGATGTTCCCACATTGATTGATCGGAAG GACAATGTTTTTATCATATCAAACCCAAAGTCAAAATACCCTGTGCTGCAGCTGGACCTTAG ATTGATATCAGATCTTGTTGTTGTTATCGTGTCTGCTACATGTGGTGGAATCGCTTTTGCTTGCCTTGGGCAACCT GTGATTACAGGTTATCTACTTGCAGGATCTATAATTGGGCCTGgaggttttagctttgtcaatgaAATGGTGCAA GTTGAAACGGTAGCCCAGTTTGGTGTGATATTTCTCCTGTTTGCATTGGGACTTGAGTTTTCTACTGCAAAA CTTCGAGTTGTTCGTGCTGTTGCTGTTCTCGGAGGAATGCTCCAAATTATGCTGTTCATGTTTCTTTGTGGTATTTTGGCTACA CTATGTggaggcaaaacaaaagaaggtgtTTTTGTTGGTGTGCTTCTCTCCATGTCTTCAACAGCTGTG GTTTTAAAGTTTCTGATGGAAAGAAATAGTATCAATGCTCTTCATGGCCAAGTTACAGTTGGGACACTTATATTGCAG GATTGTGCTGTTGGTCTGCTGTTTGCGCTTCTTCCAATTTTGAGTGGTACATCTGGCCTTCTTCACGGAGTTGCATCAATGACGAAGTC GTTGGTGGTATTGATAACGTTCCTGACCATTCTCTCTATCCTCTCCCGCACGGGCGTTCCTTGGTTTCTTAAACTGATGATAAGTCTGTCATCACAG ACAAATGAACTATACCAGCTGGCAGCGGTTGCGTTCTGCTTGTTATTTGCTTGG TGTAGTGATAAGCTGGGCCTGAGTCTCGAGTTGGGTTCATTTGCAGCTGGAGTAATGATATCAACAACAGACCTTGCGCAACATACTCTTGAACAA ATCGAACCTATCCGCAACTTATTCGCTGCTCTTTTCCTTGCCAGCATTGGGATGCTAATTAATGTCCATTTCTTGTGGAACCATGTGGATATACTCCTTGCAGCGGTAATTTTGGTGATCACCGTAAAGACATTTATTGTTGCTATTGTCGTAAAAGGGTTTGGGTATAGCAACAAAACATCTCTTCTT GTCGGCATGTCTCTTGCACAAATAGGAGAGTTTGCTTTTGTTCTCCTAAGCCGTGCTTCAAGTATCCATCTCATCGAG GGCAAGCTATACCTGCTTCTTCTTGGAACCACTGCACTCAGTTTG
- the LOC100279299 gene encoding K(+) efflux antiporter 4 isoform X2, with product MLPRRFSNHPGSSSPLPFLVVCGLLLAAAVAFSPVAAAEAAGRGGGGGGGGGAGHEGRAGKPEVEAEAEARGDGVAVAEAGGEVVAQGNATEAKEGSLADMIDRALEKEFPESESEQGGGETDPGSFNNTVAEKQGVLETVARRVTKKNETKDNKSFPFKEVFLDRSEQEDVPTLIDRKDNVFIISNPKSKYPVLQLDLRLISDLVVVIVSATCGGIAFACLGQPVITGYLLAGSIIGPGGFSFVNEMVQVETVAQFGVIFLLFALGLEFSTAKLRVVRAVAVLGGMLQIMLFMFLCGILATLCGGKTKEGVFVGVLLSMSSTAVVLKFLMERNSINALHGQVTVGTLILQDCAVGLLFALLPILSGTSGLLHGVASMTKSLVVLITFLTILSILSRTGVPWFLKLMISLSSQTNELYQLAAVAFCLLFAWIEPIRNLFAALFLASIGMLINVHFLWNHVDILLAAVILVITVKTFIVAIVVKGFGYSNKTSLLVGMSLAQIGEFAFVLLSRASSIHLIEGKLYLLLLGTTALSLVTTPLLFKMIPAVVHLGVLLRWFSVDTNQVELGLKNDVLRIDSGKRINLIVQGSHDS from the exons ATGCTGCCGCGTCGGTTTAGCAACCACCCGGGCTCCTCCTCACCCCTCCCGTTCCTCGTCGTCTGCGGCCTGCTCCTCGCTGCGGCCGTAGCATTTTCCCCGGTCGCTGCCGCCGAGGCCGctggccgcggcggcggcggcggcggcggcggcggcgctgggcacgagggccgcgcggggaagccggaggtcgaggcggaggcggaggcgcgcGGGGATGGGGTGGCCGTGGCGGAGGCCGGCGGCGAGGTGGTGGCTCAGGGCAATGCCACGGAGGCCAAGGAGGGCAGCCTCGCCGACATGATCGACCGCGCGCTGGAGAAGGAGTTCCCGGAGTCCGAGAGCGAGCAGGGCGGCGGAG AGACCGATCCTGGTAGCTTCAACAACACGGTAGCTGAGAAGCAG GGAGTTCTTGAAACTGTAGCTAGAAGAGTAACAAAGAAGAATGAAACCAAAGATAACAA GTCATTTCCTTTTAAGGAGGTCTTCTTGGATCGATCTGAGCAAGAAGATGTTCCCACATTGATTGATCGGAAG GACAATGTTTTTATCATATCAAACCCAAAGTCAAAATACCCTGTGCTGCAGCTGGACCTTAG ATTGATATCAGATCTTGTTGTTGTTATCGTGTCTGCTACATGTGGTGGAATCGCTTTTGCTTGCCTTGGGCAACCT GTGATTACAGGTTATCTACTTGCAGGATCTATAATTGGGCCTGgaggttttagctttgtcaatgaAATGGTGCAA GTTGAAACGGTAGCCCAGTTTGGTGTGATATTTCTCCTGTTTGCATTGGGACTTGAGTTTTCTACTGCAAAA CTTCGAGTTGTTCGTGCTGTTGCTGTTCTCGGAGGAATGCTCCAAATTATGCTGTTCATGTTTCTTTGTGGTATTTTGGCTACA CTATGTggaggcaaaacaaaagaaggtgtTTTTGTTGGTGTGCTTCTCTCCATGTCTTCAACAGCTGTG GTTTTAAAGTTTCTGATGGAAAGAAATAGTATCAATGCTCTTCATGGCCAAGTTACAGTTGGGACACTTATATTGCAG GATTGTGCTGTTGGTCTGCTGTTTGCGCTTCTTCCAATTTTGAGTGGTACATCTGGCCTTCTTCACGGAGTTGCATCAATGACGAAGTC GTTGGTGGTATTGATAACGTTCCTGACCATTCTCTCTATCCTCTCCCGCACGGGCGTTCCTTGGTTTCTTAAACTGATGATAAGTCTGTCATCACAG ACAAATGAACTATACCAGCTGGCAGCGGTTGCGTTCTGCTTGTTATTTGCTTGG ATCGAACCTATCCGCAACTTATTCGCTGCTCTTTTCCTTGCCAGCATTGGGATGCTAATTAATGTCCATTTCTTGTGGAACCATGTGGATATACTCCTTGCAGCGGTAATTTTGGTGATCACCGTAAAGACATTTATTGTTGCTATTGTCGTAAAAGGGTTTGGGTATAGCAACAAAACATCTCTTCTT GTCGGCATGTCTCTTGCACAAATAGGAGAGTTTGCTTTTGTTCTCCTAAGCCGTGCTTCAAGTATCCATCTCATCGAG GGCAAGCTATACCTGCTTCTTCTTGGAACCACTGCACTCAGTTTG
- the LOC100279299 gene encoding K(+) efflux antiporter 4 precursor, which yields MLPRRFSNHPGSSSPLPFLVVCGLLLAAAVAFSPVAAAEAAGRGGGGGGGGGAGHEGRAGKPEVEAEAEARGDGVAVAEAGGEVVAQGNATEAKEGSLADMIDRALEKEFPESESEQGGGETDPGSFNNTVAEKQGVLETVARRVTKKNETKDNKSFPFKEVFLDRSEQEDVPTLIDRKDNVFIISNPKSKYPVLQLDLRLISDLVVVIVSATCGGIAFACLGQPVITGYLLAGSIIGPGGFSFVNEMVQVETVAQFGVIFLLFALGLEFSTAKLRVVRAVAVLGGMLQIMLFMFLCGILATLCGGKTKEGVFVGVLLSMSSTAVVLKFLMERNSINALHGQVTVGTLILQDCAVGLLFALLPILSGTSGLLHGVASMTKSLVVLITFLTILSILSRTGVPWFLKLMISLSSQTNELYQLAAVAFCLLFAWCSDKLGLSLELGSFAAGVMISTTDLAQHTLEQIEPIRNLFAALFLASIGMLINVHFLWNHVDILLAAVILVITVKTFIVAIVVKGFGYSNKTSLLVGMSLAQIGEFAFVLLSRASSIHLIEGKLYLLLLGTTALSLVTTPLLFKMIPAVVHLGVLLRWFSVDTNQLGLKNDVLRIDSGKRINLIVQGSHDS from the exons ATGCTGCCGCGTCGGTTTAGCAACCACCCGGGCTCCTCCTCACCCCTCCCGTTCCTCGTCGTCTGCGGCCTGCTCCTCGCTGCGGCCGTAGCATTTTCCCCGGTCGCTGCCGCCGAGGCCGctggccgcggcggcggcggcggcggcggcggcggcgctgggcacgagggccgcgcggggaagccggaggtcgaggcggaggcggaggcgcgcGGGGATGGGGTGGCCGTGGCGGAGGCCGGCGGCGAGGTGGTGGCTCAGGGCAATGCCACGGAGGCCAAGGAGGGCAGCCTCGCCGACATGATCGACCGCGCGCTGGAGAAGGAGTTCCCGGAGTCCGAGAGCGAGCAGGGCGGCGGAG AGACCGATCCTGGTAGCTTCAACAACACGGTAGCTGAGAAGCAG GGAGTTCTTGAAACTGTAGCTAGAAGAGTAACAAAGAAGAATGAAACCAAAGATAACAA GTCATTTCCTTTTAAGGAGGTCTTCTTGGATCGATCTGAGCAAGAAGATGTTCCCACATTGATTGATCGGAAG GACAATGTTTTTATCATATCAAACCCAAAGTCAAAATACCCTGTGCTGCAGCTGGACCTTAG ATTGATATCAGATCTTGTTGTTGTTATCGTGTCTGCTACATGTGGTGGAATCGCTTTTGCTTGCCTTGGGCAACCT GTGATTACAGGTTATCTACTTGCAGGATCTATAATTGGGCCTGgaggttttagctttgtcaatgaAATGGTGCAA GTTGAAACGGTAGCCCAGTTTGGTGTGATATTTCTCCTGTTTGCATTGGGACTTGAGTTTTCTACTGCAAAA CTTCGAGTTGTTCGTGCTGTTGCTGTTCTCGGAGGAATGCTCCAAATTATGCTGTTCATGTTTCTTTGTGGTATTTTGGCTACA CTATGTggaggcaaaacaaaagaaggtgtTTTTGTTGGTGTGCTTCTCTCCATGTCTTCAACAGCTGTG GTTTTAAAGTTTCTGATGGAAAGAAATAGTATCAATGCTCTTCATGGCCAAGTTACAGTTGGGACACTTATATTGCAG GATTGTGCTGTTGGTCTGCTGTTTGCGCTTCTTCCAATTTTGAGTGGTACATCTGGCCTTCTTCACGGAGTTGCATCAATGACGAAGTC GTTGGTGGTATTGATAACGTTCCTGACCATTCTCTCTATCCTCTCCCGCACGGGCGTTCCTTGGTTTCTTAAACTGATGATAAGTCTGTCATCACAG ACAAATGAACTATACCAGCTGGCAGCGGTTGCGTTCTGCTTGTTATTTGCTTGG TGTAGTGATAAGCTGGGCCTGAGTCTCGAGTTGGGTTCATTTGCAGCTGGAGTAATGATATCAACAACAGACCTTGCGCAACATACTCTTGAACAA ATCGAACCTATCCGCAACTTATTCGCTGCTCTTTTCCTTGCCAGCATTGGGATGCTAATTAATGTCCATTTCTTGTGGAACCATGTGGATATACTCCTTGCAGCGGTAATTTTGGTGATCACCGTAAAGACATTTATTGTTGCTATTGTCGTAAAAGGGTTTGGGTATAGCAACAAAACATCTCTTCTT GTCGGCATGTCTCTTGCACAAATAGGAGAGTTTGCTTTTGTTCTCCTAAGCCGTGCTTCAAGTATCCATCTCATCGAG GGCAAGCTATACCTGCTTCTTCTTGGAACCACTGCACTCAGTTTG
- the LOC100279299 gene encoding K(+) efflux antiporter 4 isoform X3, whose product MLPRRFSNHPGSSSPLPFLVVCGLLLAAAVAFSPVAAAEAAGRGGGGGGGGGAGHEGRAGKPEVEAEAEARGDGVAVAEAGGEVVAQGNATEAKEGSLADMIDRALEKEFPESESEQGGGETDPGSFNNTVAEKQGVLETVARRVTKKNETKDNKSFPFKEVFLDRSEQEDVPTLIDRKDNVFIISNPKSKYPVLQLDLRLISDLVVVIVSATCGGIAFACLGQPVITGYLLAGSIIGPGGFSFVNEMVQVETVAQFGVIFLLFALGLEFSTAKLRVVRAVAVLGGMLQIMLFMFLCGILATLCGGKTKEGVFVGVLLSMSSTAVVLKFLMERNSINALHGQVTVGTLILQDCAVGLLFALLPILSGTSGLLHGVASMTKSLVVLITFLTILSILSRTGVPWFLKLMISLSSQTNELYQLAAVAFCLLFAWIEPIRNLFAALFLASIGMLINVHFLWNHVDILLAAVILVITVKTFIVAIVVKGFGYSNKTSLLVGMSLAQIGEFAFVLLSRASSIHLIEGKLYLLLLGTTALSLVTTPLLFKMIPAVVHLGVLLRWFSVDTNQLGLKNDVLRIDSGKRINLIVQGSHDS is encoded by the exons ATGCTGCCGCGTCGGTTTAGCAACCACCCGGGCTCCTCCTCACCCCTCCCGTTCCTCGTCGTCTGCGGCCTGCTCCTCGCTGCGGCCGTAGCATTTTCCCCGGTCGCTGCCGCCGAGGCCGctggccgcggcggcggcggcggcggcggcggcggcgctgggcacgagggccgcgcggggaagccggaggtcgaggcggaggcggaggcgcgcGGGGATGGGGTGGCCGTGGCGGAGGCCGGCGGCGAGGTGGTGGCTCAGGGCAATGCCACGGAGGCCAAGGAGGGCAGCCTCGCCGACATGATCGACCGCGCGCTGGAGAAGGAGTTCCCGGAGTCCGAGAGCGAGCAGGGCGGCGGAG AGACCGATCCTGGTAGCTTCAACAACACGGTAGCTGAGAAGCAG GGAGTTCTTGAAACTGTAGCTAGAAGAGTAACAAAGAAGAATGAAACCAAAGATAACAA GTCATTTCCTTTTAAGGAGGTCTTCTTGGATCGATCTGAGCAAGAAGATGTTCCCACATTGATTGATCGGAAG GACAATGTTTTTATCATATCAAACCCAAAGTCAAAATACCCTGTGCTGCAGCTGGACCTTAG ATTGATATCAGATCTTGTTGTTGTTATCGTGTCTGCTACATGTGGTGGAATCGCTTTTGCTTGCCTTGGGCAACCT GTGATTACAGGTTATCTACTTGCAGGATCTATAATTGGGCCTGgaggttttagctttgtcaatgaAATGGTGCAA GTTGAAACGGTAGCCCAGTTTGGTGTGATATTTCTCCTGTTTGCATTGGGACTTGAGTTTTCTACTGCAAAA CTTCGAGTTGTTCGTGCTGTTGCTGTTCTCGGAGGAATGCTCCAAATTATGCTGTTCATGTTTCTTTGTGGTATTTTGGCTACA CTATGTggaggcaaaacaaaagaaggtgtTTTTGTTGGTGTGCTTCTCTCCATGTCTTCAACAGCTGTG GTTTTAAAGTTTCTGATGGAAAGAAATAGTATCAATGCTCTTCATGGCCAAGTTACAGTTGGGACACTTATATTGCAG GATTGTGCTGTTGGTCTGCTGTTTGCGCTTCTTCCAATTTTGAGTGGTACATCTGGCCTTCTTCACGGAGTTGCATCAATGACGAAGTC GTTGGTGGTATTGATAACGTTCCTGACCATTCTCTCTATCCTCTCCCGCACGGGCGTTCCTTGGTTTCTTAAACTGATGATAAGTCTGTCATCACAG ACAAATGAACTATACCAGCTGGCAGCGGTTGCGTTCTGCTTGTTATTTGCTTGG ATCGAACCTATCCGCAACTTATTCGCTGCTCTTTTCCTTGCCAGCATTGGGATGCTAATTAATGTCCATTTCTTGTGGAACCATGTGGATATACTCCTTGCAGCGGTAATTTTGGTGATCACCGTAAAGACATTTATTGTTGCTATTGTCGTAAAAGGGTTTGGGTATAGCAACAAAACATCTCTTCTT GTCGGCATGTCTCTTGCACAAATAGGAGAGTTTGCTTTTGTTCTCCTAAGCCGTGCTTCAAGTATCCATCTCATCGAG GGCAAGCTATACCTGCTTCTTCTTGGAACCACTGCACTCAGTTTG
- the LOC100279299 gene encoding K(+) efflux antiporter 4 isoform X4, which yields MLPRRFSNHPGSSSPLPFLVVCGLLLAAAVAFSPVAAAEAAGRGGGGGGGGGAGHEGRAGKPEVEAEAEARGDGVAVAEAGGEVVAQGNATEAKEGSLADMIDRALEKEFPESESEQGGGETDPGSFNNTVAEKQGVLETVARRVTKKNETKDNKSFPFKEVFLDRSEQEDVPTLIDRKDNVFIISNPKSKYPVLQLDLRLISDLVVVIVSATCGGIAFACLGQPVITGYLLAGSIIGPGGFSFVNEMVQVETVAQFGVIFLLFALGLEFSTAKLRVVRAVAVLGGMLQIMLFMFLCGILATLCGGKTKEGVFVGVLLSMSSTAVVLKFLMERNSINALHGQVTVGTLILQDCAVGLLFALLPILSGTSGLLHGVASMTKSLVVLITFLTILSILSRTGVPWFLKLMISLSSQTNELYQLAAVAFCLLFAWEIRLIFWLLPKYPSHLEDRWHLLSTTA from the exons ATGCTGCCGCGTCGGTTTAGCAACCACCCGGGCTCCTCCTCACCCCTCCCGTTCCTCGTCGTCTGCGGCCTGCTCCTCGCTGCGGCCGTAGCATTTTCCCCGGTCGCTGCCGCCGAGGCCGctggccgcggcggcggcggcggcggcggcggcggcgctgggcacgagggccgcgcggggaagccggaggtcgaggcggaggcggaggcgcgcGGGGATGGGGTGGCCGTGGCGGAGGCCGGCGGCGAGGTGGTGGCTCAGGGCAATGCCACGGAGGCCAAGGAGGGCAGCCTCGCCGACATGATCGACCGCGCGCTGGAGAAGGAGTTCCCGGAGTCCGAGAGCGAGCAGGGCGGCGGAG AGACCGATCCTGGTAGCTTCAACAACACGGTAGCTGAGAAGCAG GGAGTTCTTGAAACTGTAGCTAGAAGAGTAACAAAGAAGAATGAAACCAAAGATAACAA GTCATTTCCTTTTAAGGAGGTCTTCTTGGATCGATCTGAGCAAGAAGATGTTCCCACATTGATTGATCGGAAG GACAATGTTTTTATCATATCAAACCCAAAGTCAAAATACCCTGTGCTGCAGCTGGACCTTAG ATTGATATCAGATCTTGTTGTTGTTATCGTGTCTGCTACATGTGGTGGAATCGCTTTTGCTTGCCTTGGGCAACCT GTGATTACAGGTTATCTACTTGCAGGATCTATAATTGGGCCTGgaggttttagctttgtcaatgaAATGGTGCAA GTTGAAACGGTAGCCCAGTTTGGTGTGATATTTCTCCTGTTTGCATTGGGACTTGAGTTTTCTACTGCAAAA CTTCGAGTTGTTCGTGCTGTTGCTGTTCTCGGAGGAATGCTCCAAATTATGCTGTTCATGTTTCTTTGTGGTATTTTGGCTACA CTATGTggaggcaaaacaaaagaaggtgtTTTTGTTGGTGTGCTTCTCTCCATGTCTTCAACAGCTGTG GTTTTAAAGTTTCTGATGGAAAGAAATAGTATCAATGCTCTTCATGGCCAAGTTACAGTTGGGACACTTATATTGCAG GATTGTGCTGTTGGTCTGCTGTTTGCGCTTCTTCCAATTTTGAGTGGTACATCTGGCCTTCTTCACGGAGTTGCATCAATGACGAAGTC GTTGGTGGTATTGATAACGTTCCTGACCATTCTCTCTATCCTCTCCCGCACGGGCGTTCCTTGGTTTCTTAAACTGATGATAAGTCTGTCATCACAG ACAAATGAACTATACCAGCTGGCAGCGGTTGCGTTCTGCTTGTTATTTGCTTGG GAGATTCGGCTTATTTTCTGGCTTTTACCGAAGTACCCATCCCACTTGGAGGATCGCTGGCATTTGCTATCCACAACGGCATAA